The following nucleotide sequence is from Acyrthosiphon pisum isolate AL4f chromosome A2, pea_aphid_22Mar2018_4r6ur, whole genome shotgun sequence.
GGCCAAATTGTACGTTGTTGTAACAGCAATAGAGTTATAATGCTGTGGATCAGCTTCAACCATTTTCTTTGACAAACTCAAAGATTCTTCAAGTTTAGAACGTGATTCGTCCATATTTTTAagtctttaattattaataattaattacatttttatgtttacaatttattaagctCTGAcataaatttatacctataatttaatgcAGCCACGTTATTCAGTATTTCAGGTGGAATGTAATTATTAACACTGTTGCGCATTAAAACCATAGCTTTGTCATATGCAGATAATGATGCTTGTAAATCTGATTGCTCTAATATTTGAGCTAATTCTACCCAAGCTTCTACATCATCTGGAAAATGTTCTGTTACCTAAggtcattaaatagtaattaaagttaacagttaatttttaatttttaaattacatactttttttaaatgacttTTAGCAATATCTCGTTTCTGTTGATTTTTTGAATCAGCATACAATGAACCAAGAATTTTCATTGCCTCATAATTTCCTGGATGAGCTTTAAGCACTTTTTCAAAGCACTGAGCCGcctaaatgaatttaaaaaaaaaaatgcattcaaataaatattgatgtacgggaaaaatgttatgaataagtattacattttccatATCGCCtccataaatatacatttgaccAAGACCATAATGTGGAAGTACAAATGTAACCGGTGCAAACTGGGTtgcttgataataatattgaaatgcttggtcataattattctaaaagttgtatcatataaaaattatataaaacagcattaccaaaaaataaaccGTATTACCTGCACATGAAAAGCTCTAGCCATTTGATAACAACTTTCAGCTCTCATAGCTTCATTCTCTGTGTTTTGTAAGGCATGTCTAGCAAGCAATTCAGACTTGGTATAAtcttttttaaagaaaaagtgATTGGATAAATGATTTAACACCATTGGGTTGGTTGTATCAATAGTATATGcttttgacaacatatttaCACCTAATTTAATGTCACCAGGATTTTCACCATTCAACTTCATGATGGCAAGACCCACTAATGCACCAACACACTTGGAGTCTAATTGTAAGGCACGTTCAAATGCTAATCGAGCTTTTTCTATGTTTCCTAGTTTCAAAAAACAATGTGCCATGCCCAGTCGAACATCAGCAGGACATTGAGGGTTAGAGCGCAATGCTTTTTTATAATAGGCTAGAGCTCCTCTGTAGTCCTTTCTATTGAAAGCAATACAAGCTTTGCCTAATTGAGCTGGTATATTATTAGATGATTGattcaatacaaaattgaacTGAGCATCTGCTTGTTCAATTTTATCACCTTCTAATAAGCAAAAGAAAGCACGACCCAACAAATGATTCTATAAATTTGGAaaacattcaattaaattttgaaaacattaaaatacaagATACAAATTATAACCACATTCTTACCGTATCATACATAATGATTTTATCTGCTGTTGTATAAAGTTGTGTGGCCTTGGTAAAAAGTTCGCGGCGTTTATCTTTACTTTTTTCTCGATTAGCTGTTTGCACATAGTATGCTGCTAACATATCTAAAGCCCTCATTTGATCCTTATCGCTATCCTTATATTCTAAACTGGCATTACTACGTGATGACTCCAGCAACCTAACCAAAGCAGCTGAATTGCCTCTTTTGTAATACTCCaactaaaatttgttataaaaataaaattattctatattcATATTGAAATTAGTTAAGTTATTAAAGAAGACATACAGCCAAATTGACCCATATATGTAGATTTGAATGTTCAGACTTTAAAATGCCAAGAACTTCATCATACTCTGGCAATTTGTCAAGTTGTATTTcaataacctaaaaaaaaaaaatttgaattttgaattagatataattattcaaaattgtacaGTCAATAATATGGATCATGTGAACAGcaaataaaacagttatttttttacaattcatacagttattttattacttaaaaattcttttttttttatataattaaaaaaaataataaaacatgataggtacaatggtacatctatcattttataatttttgaaaaacatacatttatcttaaaaaatgttattaaagagCCACACACAATACAGCAGTAGTGGTAAATTGTGTCCAGATTCATTTTACCGCTCCTCCACAGCTGCAGTGTGTAAGGACCTtaatagtgtaaaataaaatataacacccACAACATGGaagttttaagtaggttttTTTTATCCCATATCAAAATGATCAAAGTAGCAGAAACCAATCATTAATCAAGCAATATTTCAACAGTAATTATGATcagttaggattttgtatttttcatgaTAACAACAGCTTTATACACGTAATATTGAtggaatattaattgttttatattttacctactatattgtataacaagCAACACAAATATTGGAAATTTCTAAAAACAGATAAATAAGTACTAAGTGTTCTTGATGTCATACACCCaggtaaaaatttatttataaattattattatcaaaactataataaatataaacaggtTTTTTGCAAGATGTGTTCCTCGCTTTTCCCAATTTACAATTGTACGaatcattacaaaataaacaattactcgcacatttatctatatatataagaatctaacttgattttggagacgaaggaaaccggtttgtttgtttatttattattattattattaatttatttatttgtttgcacttgcgtttttccatttgaaatatatattatttattcaataaataatttattgttacatttttttctaccttatctctatactataataaaaataatacaatttaccactcaagtggttgaattcaaaatgtaggatatataattttcagaaattagcaataacaataactacaatatgtaattatattatattatttgtatagccaaaaaatagtcatatgtttctaaattaaattataaaaaaataatttcttccggagaaggtcgggcagctagttatacataaaaattatataatactaacatgttttatttaatattttaataaattattgttttttttaataatatgatttaaatcaataaaaataagaaaaaaatagtgaGATATTTGATGAAActgttaattgtaaaaaaaatatatttatatcgcgATTCACAATGCTGATATTTCATATTGTCCCTAACATTgattaaataacatacatttatcaataatttttcaacaaactTTTCTTTAACTTGTGTATACACATAAAAAACACCATGTgttacacaaattattttttttttaattaaacatataaattaaaaatacaaaaagttcaaaataacaTCTAATAATCTAACTACTTATACAATTTCTGCATTCAATATTCAGATTAGCAAGAGGTAATCATTGAAGTCTtatttcatagttttatttcataataaaagaaaCCCTAATACATTTCATATATCAACTCCATAaacaaaaagatttaaaaagttattttcgaCAATTTTCtgtagcttataaaaaaaaattagaaaatattaacctACCATATTGAATTAATACATTAAGTGTTATttctttgtaaatttttaacatgatgaacaagaatatttataaaataatccactaaaaagtaaatttttggTACAGAACTATGAacctaaaatttataaaatttaaaattctatttggATTTGAATAATCGCTCATATATAGTCTTAAAGGTAAGGTAACAACATTACATACCTCGTCTGAGTCCTTTAACGGTATTTCGATTGGGTTGACCATTTTGACAGTCAATCGTGAAccgtgcaaaaaaaaaacaattaacgtaacaaaatatataatttactattacttAATCATTGTACGcgcattttaaacaaaaacatacaaaaaacatATCGTCTATAATCGGTATCAGAAAGTctgaaagaataaaaaaatgagtataaagtataaactataaacacatCCAAAATCAACCTCCAGGATTCAAGAATCAGGAGTCGAGTCTCGAGTCCGGGACACTTGGCTTGTCGTTATCATGATACCGTTTGCGGCTCTTGATAACGGGAGACGTTGGCAAATCTGTAGTAATTACCAACCTTACCATAGTTACAgaacgataaataaataaacaatttagcatagaatattatgttatctacaACCATGGTTTTAATCGTAGTAGTATCACagcagtatttactatttatccaACGCGGTATAACCTaagaaattttaaactttaatgtttaaaaattttaaattaaatttttttaagtgaataaaaaatgatgatttatttgtttggtTTAAAGTTTGAGCGTTTATTATAGATCTGTATATTGAATACTCGACAATTGATGTATGTATTTAAGGttaaatgacaatttttattttaaggcatgttttaatattaatattacacgtCTTATAAATTAGgttttgtttcataaaaaatatgaaaaaaaaatatcgttattattccTAGGTACGGAAATATTCTATtcgttattatgtaaatattttgaatatttatttatttgtacaaattatgtattcgtgttaatattgtactaatttgtataaactattGTTAATTGATATACTAGAACTGGATCGTAAGAATAATTACTACCtacaaatgtatacttttttttttttttttcgttttgaaccGACGGCGCCGCGGGAAATGCTTTCGCAATACtacaaatgtatactacatcattaatacataatataatggtccCTCAAACATAATTTAGTGACCtatgatttttggtatttttaaccTGTTAGTCGTgtgataagtattattttttttaacataaatatgtttttgggctgcaTATACGTTTTTTGTTTCTGACTGATTTTTCTTAAGATTTTTGttgtcatggttacttattaacaaaaacttatttatgattcatagattttccttgtagaagaaaaatattgtgtagCATTCTATGGTAATTTTAAGTTACTACTGCATATTGTATATGTTAATTGCTTTAAGCATTTGTTATTCTACTttacaataacataattaaattgcattaaaatccccacaaaaatttgaataatgcactaaattattcttttatttataattattttgatataaatactaatatatatttagtataaactataaataataatataggtacattttaaaggattgtaaaaaagttttaaagacAACTTCTCCTCTGGAGTTCTATAAATTTTCTATAATCTGAAtacgtacctacattaataatttgtttttataggttTAGACTTTAGATATATAcctgtacataataatagtttgttaaatttatataaaaatcatataaacatcttaaaaaaaaccatgttatttttatacctataaagtataatacataGACACGACCAACAGCGGGTTAAAGTTTGTATGCCATTTAAAAAGCGTCTTGTGTGCAGAATACTCTGtaaaaatgcaaatttattttttcgaatGAGAACTGCCCGcttttattatcatttgttaaaaatgttgaagaCGGTatctcatttaaaattgaaacatgtgttttatattttattttatgataaaatattttttttttttatagattgcaATTAAATTAAGATTACAAATTTATCATGGAAAACTACCAAGTAAAATTGAaagaatttattgaaaacaaaaaatatctggATGATCAACAATTTACAGATATTGCAGAATATATTTGTGAAAATACTGTGTCCAATGAATTGTTGGatcttgttttaaaatacctcGAAATTTATTCGCaacaaatttcatgtatttcaaaaagtaatctaaaacaatgatttttatttctcatttggtatttatttatatatatgtatattgtttatagggttaTTTGTTCATCTTCTTTCAAACACAGAAAAAGAAGCCTTACAtcctttagttttatttttggcaTTACGACACAATGATAttgactataatttaaatttggacaATTTATCTGTAGAAAAATGGACTTACCTTATGTCAGCTTTTTATCAAAGGATCCCGGAAATGTTATTTGATCCTGTGCTCATAAGAAATATGAAGGataaaataaatgcttataaaatgttgatagaaAGTCCACAGTGGTTTAATGAAAACAGAGATATTTTTATAGGTCtacatttaattgaatttggtaagtttaaatttaaatcaatgctttatagttttttaaatatattttaaaagtatgaaTATTCTTTATTACAACTAAcagttaataaacaatatgtgGAATTATTTCACCATCTAACTGCTTTATACTTTACAATGTACAAATGTCCATTTACATCAGTTATGTAAATATGGTTTGGATTAGCCTTTACAAATGATGCATCAACAGGAAAATAACTTTGTTTGACATATACTCTTCTCCTAGGCACCTTAACACAGTCACTTAAAGAAGATGAATCACGTCTCTTGTGCTGTTCTTCCTTATCGTACTGTTCAAAACTATGTAGAAATTcttcaaacatttttgaagTTCGGTTAAATGTCTGAGCATTATCCAAATAATCATccttgaaatgtaataaaatgttaacaaattaaaaacaaaatatttatcaaataaatgacATACTTTATTTGGAATAACACTTGATCTTCTAAACGGATCCATTAcacctaaaaaattattattacaattattaaattaaattaatattagttttactgATTATAGTCGATAATAGTATAGTACATCAAaatgaatgaatataatatatgaaactaCAGAGGTGCAGACTGACATTTTAAAGTATGTTAAAGCCTTTTGTGTTTTCATTGAAATCAATTAAGAGCAGATTAAAGTATATcatagtaaataaattgttattcgctgtttaaatcaaaatggcaaaaacattataattcttgccatgtattattattatttgttttacctAATTTCCTGATT
It contains:
- the LOC100159752 gene encoding uncharacterized protein LOC100159752; amino-acid sequence: MDPFRRSSVIPNKDDYLDNAQTFNRTSKMFEEFLHSFEQYDKEEQHKRRDSSSLSDCVKVPRRRVYVKQSYFPVDASFVKANPNHIYITDVNGHLYIVKYKAVRW